A genomic region of Chloroflexota bacterium contains the following coding sequences:
- a CDS encoding type II toxin-antitoxin system HicB family antitoxin has product MKFTIECEQEEDGRWLAEVIELPGVLAYGRTPDEAIAKVQALGLRVLADRIEHGEEAPALMSISFSTA; this is encoded by the coding sequence ATGAAATTTACGATAGAGTGCGAACAAGAAGAAGACGGGCGCTGGCTGGCTGAAGTGATTGAGCTCCCCGGAGTACTTGCCTATGGACGCACACCAGACGAGGCCATAGCAAAAGTTCAAGCCCTAGGCCTGCGCGTACTTGCCGATCGCATCGAACACGGCGAAGAGGCCCCTGCCTTGATGAGCATTTCCTTTTCCACAGCATGA